ACCAGGCGACCAGACGATCGCCCTTAAATGTCACATCAAGCTCCCCCAACACCCGACCTTGGGACCATGCCTGAACGATACAGACCGAATCACCGTCTTTATTTTCAGCAATCACCGGATAGGGGCCTTCGCAGACCAGCCCATAAGAGTCCAGGTCACCCAGAAGCGTGTGGCTGTGTCCATCCACGATCACATCCACATCACTGACCTGCCCGGCCAGGGACAAAGTATTCTCATATCCGTAGTGACTCAGCAGAACAATCCGGCCAATCCCCTTAGCCAAAAGCGCATCCACCGCTGCCTGAACGTATTGCACCTCATCGCCGAACAACACCCCGGGACCGGGCCGGGAGGAGCGGCGAGTCACCTCAGAAATGGTCATGCCGATGATCCCAACCGGCTGGCCGCCAATTTCTTTCACCACATAAGGGGCAAAGAGATGTTCCAGCCCATGCCCATGCCCCACCCGTATATTGGCGCTGACCACCGGCACCGTCAAAGACCGGATAAAACCGGCCAGCCACGCATCGCCGTTGTCAAACTCATGGTTTCCCAAAGCCATGGCATCAAACGGCATGGCATTCATCACCGCAGCATCAGCCCGGCCATCAAACAGGGTAAAGTACAAGGTTCCCTGGACCGCATCTCCGGCATGCAGCAACAACGTCTGCTCAGGTTTCACCGCCAGCGCATCCACAAGTCCGGCAACTCTGGCCATACCGCCGGCCTCACAGGTGGTGGACTTCCCGTCAAAAATCAGCTCTGTTGTCTGGGGAGCCAAAAAAGAATGAACATCGTTAAGATGCAGGATTTTAAGCTTGCTTTCTGAAGAAAAAGAGCTGCATCCCAAAGCGCTAAGCATCATGGATCCAGCCAGCAGCAAAAAAAATCGAACCACGATGGGTATTTTTATTTTTCTTCTCGTTGTCGTTGCGGCCATTTGATAAGCCTCAATTTTCAGGATAAGGTTAATTTTGATAACCAGTTTGATGCAAGCCTGATTTCTGCCCCGTTTGGAAACGTCTTTTCCCTGTTAAGTTTTTTAGACACTTGGATCATTTTGATTTGAGGAAAGAACTTTTTAAATAAATCAAAATTGGGGCTCAAGTTATTGTCACTCCATTTAACTTCTACCAACAAGGAAGGGATATTCTTTTTTGAAATACAGAAATCAATCTCTTTGCCGTCCTTATTTTTCACATAATACAATTTCCCTTCTTCTCCCAGGCAATCCTCCCTGAAATGTAACTCTTTTTGAATGGCGCATGCTACGGCATTTTCCAATTTAATACCCTGCTCACCTAAAACCTGCCCCGTATCATAAAAGTAAAATTTAGGGGCTTTTTGAATAGCCCTGGCGATATTTTTATGAAAGGGTGGTACTTTAAAAAGCACATACATATTTTCAAGTATCGTTAACCACCTTTTTACCGTTTTATCTGAACATTGCAGATCCTGGGCCAGGGAACTATATGAAATTGGGCTTCCCACCCGGCCCTTTAACAATTGAATCAGCGTTTCAATCTGGGTGATCTGCTGAACATTCTCAAGATCAATGAGATCTTGTTTTAAAATGATATCAAGATGAGATTTTTTCCAACGGTTATAAAAACGGGTTGTGCCGTTTAAAAAAGGTTCAGGGAAGCCGCCAGTGGATAAAAGTTTGTCCAGTTCTACTTCAGGGTCGTCCGGCTTCAAATCGGTATTGATCTCTTTAAGGTCCAAAGGGTGCAATCTAAATTGAAAAAATCGCCCTGCCAGGGAATCACCAACCTTTTTATAAGTGTCCAACCTGGCGCTGCCTGTAACAAGTATTGACGGCGGGATGCCTTCCTTGTCATAAATTCCCTTCAGCCATGATTTCCAATTTTTAAGTTTATGCAGTTCATCAAAGATGACCAGGGGCTTTGCCCTGTCCCAGGATCTTTCTTGCAGGCTTATTCTATCATCAACATCATCATAGTTGAAATAATCAAAATTATTTCCCAACATTTTAGAAAGCGTTGTCTTTCCTGCCTGGCGTGGTCCGGTCAGCAGTATAATTTTTTTATCTAAATCTTCTTTAACGTATTTTGAAATATATCGTTCCATAACGACTATTTTGACATTCACTCCGAAATAGTCAAGACTATTTCGACTTTTAATCCGAAAAAGTCGTATTCGTAATTAATGGGTCAATCACGATTTCCCTTAAATTACCGCGCCGCCCGGCTCTATTTTTTTTTCTTTGGTTTTTCCAGATAATCGACGCCTTCCTCATCAATCTCCTTGAGCTTGGCCTCAATTGTTTTACACAATGTTTTGAGTACTTTGATACGGGCAAAGTATTTATTGTTCGCCTCTATCAGGGTCCATGGCGCATAATGTGTGCTGGTCCGGTCTACCATATCTGTGACCGCCTGTTCATACTGGTCCCATTTTTTGCGATTACGCCAGTCCTCTTCAGTGATTTTGAACCGTTTAAACCCGGTTTGCTCTCTGGCATGAAATCTTGCCAACTGTTCTTCTTTGGTGATCGTCAACCAAAACTTAACCACCACCATGCGATGGCGGACAATCTGTAATTCAAAGTCGTTGATTTCACTGTAGGCCCTCATCCAGTCGGCCTCGGAACAAAATTGCTCCACCCGCTCCACCAGTACGCGACCATACCAGGATCTGTCAAACATCGTTACGCGGCCTTTACGGGGCAAATGCCGCCAGAATCGCCAGAGGTAGGGCTGCTCGCGTTCCTCTTCCGTCGGTGCGGCAATGGGAATAACCTGATACCCGCGCGCATCAAGCGCCCCTGTGATACGACGTATGGCCCCGCCCTTGCCTGCCGCGTCATTGCCCTCGAACACGGCAATGACTGACGTGTATTTAAATTTGGGATCCCTGATCAGTAGGTTCAGCTTTCTCTGGTACTTTTTCAACTTTTTCCGGTACTCATCCTTCTCCAGGGACTGCGTCATATCCAGCGTCTTCAACACGTTGACATTATCAATAGACGGCATAAGAGGCGGCGCAAGGAGCTCCAGAGAAGGCTGATCATCTATGCTCAATCGCTCTCGAATCGCATTTAGGATCAGTTTTCCAACGGTTAAGTTCCGGTAACGGGAATCCGCGCCTTCAATGATCAGCCAGGGCGCTTCAGCACTTGACGTTTGACGAATAACCTTCTCATGAACTTCACGAAACTTGTCATACGCTTTAAAGTGTTCCCAATCACGCTCAGTGACCTTCCAACGGGTCAATGGATCTTTCTCAAGGGATTCCAGTCGTTTTTTCTGCTCTTCCTTGGAAAGATGAAACCAGAATTTAATGACCAGGGCCCCCTCATTTACCAACATTGTTTCTAACTTAACAGCCCGGCCCATGCTCTGCTCCAGATCCGCATCTTTTGTTTTGCCATAGACCCGGTTCAACATCGGCCACGTGTACCACGACCCTAGGAAAACGCCAATTTTACCTTTCGGCGGCAAGGCCCTCCAGAACCGCCACATCATCGGGCGATCCAGCTCCTCGTCCGAAGGTTCGCCCATGCCGTGGGTTTGAATAAAGCGGGGATCCATCCATTCATTTAACAAATTCACTGTGGCGCCGCGCCCTGCACCGTCCAATCCGCCGACCAGGATAATCACTTGGAAAGCGGAGGATTCATTTAAGTCCAACTGTGTATGGAGAAGTTCTTCACGCAGGCCAGGCACTTGCTTTTTGTAATCGGATTTGGATATCTTATGCCCCAACTCGGCAGATTCAAACACGCCGTTTCTCCTTTACCTTCGGTTAAATCACATTTATCTCATGCACCCTTAACAAAAAAAGCTAACCAGCCATATTTAACAATGTCAAGCCTTAAATGCACGAATATCCACCGGCAACGGCTTCCCAATCCACCATCACGCGGGTGACGGCAACACCTATATTGCTTCCTCTTTTTACCCTTCACGCTGGACAAATAAAAACCAACTGGTTATTTTAAACGAATGTTTAATTTTATCCAAAAACTGATACAAAAAAATTTCAGGCAAAAAGGAGTCAGCAATGGCGGAGGCCGGAATCAGAGAACATAAAAAAGATCAGTCCGTGCGCAAAATTTTAAAAGCGGCACTACTGGTTTTCAGCACCCAGGGATTCAATGGTGCCCGGATTGATACTATTGCCCGCAAAGCCGGGGTAAACAAGGCCATGATATATTACCGGATCGGAAATAAACAGGCGTTGTACCAGGCGGTCATCCAGGACATCTACCAGGACCGTGCTGTGCAGCTTCGCCGGGAAATCCAGTCCAGCACCACGCCAGAAGAAAAATTAGACACTTACATTGCCAGCGTTGCCACCATCATGGACGCCCACCCCCATTTTACCCGAATCATGATTCGGGAGATGGTTTCCGGATGGACGAATTTCGGCCCGGCCATTTTTGAAGAGGTGAGTGTCACCGTTAAGATTGTCCAGGCAATACTCGATGAAGGCGTGGAAAAAGGTGTTTTTACAAAAACAGATCCACTGGCAGTTCATACCATGGTTCTCGGGGCACTGATTCTGAATCACCTTACCCAGCCGGTCAAACCCCAAATCATGGCGGCCCTGAACACATCAGAAGCCCCATCTGATATCAGCGGTTTTAACAAGCTTGTTCCCCAGGTCCAGCGCCTGGTGGTTGCAGCCTTGCGTCCCGAAGCATATCCCCGTAAGCTACAAGATGTGAGCTAAAAAAAAGAGATCAATGATGAATAAAACAATACAAACAACCTTGTCATTTTTCTTGTTGTTATCCGCCGTGCGACTTCTGGTATCACCGCCGCAAACATGCAGAGCCCAGGAACATCTGACCGTGGACCGGGCAGTACAGATTGCCATTGAAAACAGCCTGCAACGTCGTATGGTTGCAAAGGATGTAGAGATTGCCGATGAGGGCCTTGCCCGGGCCCGGGCAGAGTTCGGACCGACCGTGACCCTTCAAGGCGGCCTTTACCGATATAATGCCACCCCCACTATTGTGCAGACAAACCAGGGCCTGGCAAAGCTCAATAATGCTTTGTCCGCAATAACCTACGGCCAGGTGCCCGAAGTCAGCCTGCCCAGTGACAGCCGCACCTATTACGGTGCAGGGCTCAATGTGACCCAGCCGTTGTACACGGGCAATAAACTAACCGCCACCCGCCGCCTGGCCCAGGCAAACCTGGAACATGCCCGTAAAAATCTGGATGCCTCGGACAATGACCTGGCCTTGTCTGCCCGAAAAGCCTTTTACACCGTAATCTTTAGCCGGCAGATGGCCAGGGCCATGGACGAGGCAGTGCAGAGCATGACTGAACACGTTAAAGAGGCAACTGCCTACCACAACCAAAAAATTGTTCCCAAACTGGATCTTTTGCGGGCCGAGGAAAAACTTGCGGATTTAAGGCAGCAGCAGTTGTACACCCACAATAATGAGGATCTTGCCCAGACCGCTTTGAACTATGTGCTGGGCGTGGACATGGACACCCGCTACACCTATGAGGATCCCTCTCAGACCCTGCCCATGCCCCAAGATCTTGGGACCTGTATCCAAACCGGTTTGGAAGACAGACCGGAGATCAGCGCCATGGATTCACAGATCCAGATGGCCAAACAACAGATCGCCATTGCCCAAAGTGATTACCTGCCCACCCTGGCCCTGGTGGGGGAAGCCCACCGGTATGAACCCGAAAATGAAGACCCTTCGGCCCAGATCGGCATTGTGGCCAGCATAGAGCTGTTTGACAGCGGCCGCACCAGCCATAAAAAGGCCCAGGCCGGCCGGCAGCTTGAAAAGGCTCTGACTGCAAAAAAACAGCTATCCAGGGGCATTCGCCTGGAGGTGGAAAAAGCATACCACGATGCCCAGGCCGCCCTCAAATCCATTGATGTGGCCCAAAAATCGCTGGAGACGGCCAAAGAAGCCCTGGATGCGGCCCGGACCCGTTACCGGGTGGGGGTAAGCACCTCTTTGGAACGACTGGATGCCGAAGTCTCTCTGACCCGGGCAAAAACAAATCATATTCACGCCTTAAATATGTATAACATTGCGGTCGCGGAACTGGAACGCGCCATGGGAAAGGAGTAAGCCCAGATGAAACAAGGCAAAACAAACTTTTTTTTAACGGCGTTGGCCTTTTGCATTTTGACCATCGTTACCACGGCCGGATGTAACAACTCGACAAATCAAAAAGACAAACAAAACGCACCGGCACCTGCGCCTCTTGTCACCAGTATAACCATTTCTGCCCAAAACAGTGGGCCTGGCCATTTGTTTTCAGGCGATGTCCGGGGACGTTACGAGACCGCATTAGGATTCCGGGTCCCGGGAAAAATCATTGCCCGCCATGTGGAAACCGGAGCCAGGGTCGAGGCAGGCGATCTACTCATGCAGGTGGACCCCAAGGATATCCAAGAGGTGGTGACGGCAGCCAAAGCCCAGGTCACTGCAGCCGAAAGCCAATATAAACTGGCCGCGGATCTGCTTAAGCGCTTTAACGCCCTTTATGAGCAGGATTACATGAGCAAGGCCGAAATTGACCGCTATCAAAACAAGGCCGACTCAGCCAGGGCCCTATTGAAACAGGCCCAAGCCCAGTTCATCCAGGCAACCAACCAATTGAATTACTGCAATCTTAAAGCCGATGATGACGGCATTGTGCTTGACGTCCGGGCAGAAACCGGCCAGGTGGTGGCAGCCGGCATGCCGGTGGTCATTATGGCCAAGGGAGAAGAGCGGGAAATTGAAATCTTTGTGCCTGAAAACCAGGTAGCACAATTGAACCCAGGCGCGTTATTTCACGTCAATTTCTGGGCCCTGCCCGACCTGGATATCAAAGGCCGGCTCCGGTACCTGTCACCTGTGGCAGATCCCATTACCCGGACCTACAAAACCCGCATCACCCTTATCGATCCCCCGGACACGGTTCGGCTGGGTATGACGGCATCTGCGGTCAATGTCGAAGCGAAGATAGACAGCAGCATATTTATCCCGTTATCCGCGGTCTACCAGACAGGCGATTCGCCCATGGTTTGGGTGATTCAAAATCACAAAACCAAACAGCAAAAAGTCCGGTTGGGAAAGGCCGGTAACGGTGAACAAGTCCAGGTCATTGAGGGCCTGGCAGCGGGCGATGAAATCGTCACCACCGGCGTACACAAACTTTCCCAAGGCCAACAGGTCCGGACCCAATCTTCAGGCAAAGATTCATAAAATGAAACACTTCAATCTAACCCAATGGTCCTTGAATCACCGGCAGCTTATCTGGTTCTGTATTATCTTATCGGCTGTGGCCGGCATTTATGCATACCAGGGTATGGGGCGTATGGAAGACCCCAACTTTACCATACGCCGGATGATCATCGGCGTGGGCTGGCCCGGAGCGTCGGCGACCGAGGTGGAACAGCAGGTCACCGATAAAATTGAAAAGGAACTGCAGGATATCCCTGGCCTGGACTTCCTTAAAAGCTATTCCAGGCCCCAGCAAGCGGTCATCTATGTCAACATCAAAGACACCGTGGATGCAGACGATATCCGGCCCACATGGCTTGAGGTGCGCAACATGGTCAACAACATGGTGGATGACCTGCCCCAAGGTATTTTAGGCCCCTATTTCAACGACCGGTTTGATGATGTTTACGGCAATATCTATGCCCTGACATCAGACGGATTTTCCTATGAACAGATGCGGGAAAAAGCCGAAGATATCCGCCAGGACCTTTTGATGATCAAAAGCGTTAAAAAGGTGACTTTGGAAGGAGTTCAGCCGGAAAAAATATATATTGAAATGGACAGCAAAAAACTGGCCCGTATGGGCATTGACCCCTTGCTTGTGGCCGCTGTCATAAAAAAACAGAACACTGTGACCCCATCGGGTATGCTGGAGACCTCAACAGACAATGTGTTTATCCGGGTTACAGGCCTTTTTGACGATGTTGCCGCACTGCGGGAACTTCCCATCCGGGTGCTGGATCGCACATTCAGACTTGGAGACATTGCAACCATCCGGCGGGCCTATGCAGACCCCGGCGAACCCAAAATGTATTACAATGGGGAGCCCGCCATCGGCATTGCCGTGTCCATGGAAGATGGAGATAATATTCTCAAGCTGGGACAGGACCTTGAATCAGCTTTTACACGCATCAAGCAAGAGATGCCTTTAGGGTTTGACATCCACCAGGTGGCCAACCAGCCTATGGTGGTCAAGGATGCCATTGATGAATTTATCAAAACCCTGGGCGAGGCCATTGCCATTATTCTTGTGGTCAGTTTTTTAAGCCTTGGTCTGCGTTCAGGCATGGTGGTGGCGCTGTGTATCCCCCTAGTGATTGCCGCCACCTTTCTGTCCATGAAAATGGCAGGCATTGACCTGCACCGGGTGTCGTTAGGTGCGTTGATTATCTCATTGGGTCTTCTGGTGGACGATGCCATGATCTCTGTGGAGATGATGGCAGTAAAGCTCGAGCAGGGATGGGATAAGGTAAAAGCAGCCTGTTTCGCATACACCGCCACGGCCTTTCCCATGCTCACCGGAACCCTGATCACCTGTGCTGGCTTCATCCCCATTGGTTTTGCAGACGGTGATTCTTCTGAGTTCTGTAGAACCATCTTCCCGGTCATCGGACTGTCCCTGATCATATCATGGGTGGTATCGGTCATGGTGACCCCACTGTTTGGAACCTATCTTATCAAGGCCCAACCCACAAAAGAAGGGGAGGATGAAAGAGATATTTATGATAAAACATTTTACCGTATATTCAGGCGGATTCTGGTCTGGTGCCTGCGGTTCAAGTATGTGGTGCTGATTCTCACGGCAGCAGGTTTTGTGGTGGCCCTGTACAGCTTTAAATATGTCAGAGAAGAATTTTTCCCCGGCTCTG
Above is a window of uncultured Desulfobacter sp. DNA encoding:
- a CDS encoding 5'-nucleotidase C-terminal domain-containing protein, which translates into the protein MAATTTRRKIKIPIVVRFFLLLAGSMMLSALGCSSFSSESKLKILHLNDVHSFLAPQTTELIFDGKSTTCEAGGMARVAGLVDALAVKPEQTLLLHAGDAVQGTLYFTLFDGRADAAVMNAMPFDAMALGNHEFDNGDAWLAGFIRSLTVPVVSANIRVGHGHGLEHLFAPYVVKEIGGQPVGIIGMTISEVTRRSSRPGPGVLFGDEVQYVQAAVDALLAKGIGRIVLLSHYGYENTLSLAGQVSDVDVIVDGHSHTLLGDLDSYGLVCEGPYPVIAENKDGDSVCIVQAWSQGRVLGELDVTFKGDRLVAWSGQPHLVLGDRCRRAAGLDIVPENAAVAAVLEQFSRQVAEKGEIVIGTAPQDLVHVRVPGQVHGTQPMPLGSCLAPLVAQAFYAQVPHADMCIQNAGGIRTGIQKGAIRYSTVYGMLPFSNTLIEIKMSGQNIRQVLEQALEYMLRNDAKGAFPYAYGLRYDIDARKPFGSRFFGLEVRERASGRYVPFEDERSYVVVANDFIASGKDGYQGFGAASQVPGTTVNTYLDYARAFISHVQALNFSGKGLAELPRGDHCIKSFIPAGIELSAR
- a CDS encoding ATP-binding protein, which produces MERYISKYVKEDLDKKIILLTGPRQAGKTTLSKMLGNNFDYFNYDDVDDRISLQERSWDRAKPLVIFDELHKLKNWKSWLKGIYDKEGIPPSILVTGSARLDTYKKVGDSLAGRFFQFRLHPLDLKEINTDLKPDDPEVELDKLLSTGGFPEPFLNGTTRFYNRWKKSHLDIILKQDLIDLENVQQITQIETLIQLLKGRVGSPISYSSLAQDLQCSDKTVKRWLTILENMYVLFKVPPFHKNIARAIQKAPKFYFYDTGQVLGEQGIKLENAVACAIQKELHFREDCLGEEGKLYYVKNKDGKEIDFCISKKNIPSLLVEVKWSDNNLSPNFDLFKKFFPQIKMIQVSKKLNREKTFPNGAEIRLASNWLSKLTLS
- the pap gene encoding polyphosphate:AMP phosphotransferase, with translation MFESAELGHKISKSDYKKQVPGLREELLHTQLDLNESSAFQVIILVGGLDGAGRGATVNLLNEWMDPRFIQTHGMGEPSDEELDRPMMWRFWRALPPKGKIGVFLGSWYTWPMLNRVYGKTKDADLEQSMGRAVKLETMLVNEGALVIKFWFHLSKEEQKKRLESLEKDPLTRWKVTERDWEHFKAYDKFREVHEKVIRQTSSAEAPWLIIEGADSRYRNLTVGKLILNAIRERLSIDDQPSLELLAPPLMPSIDNVNVLKTLDMTQSLEKDEYRKKLKKYQRKLNLLIRDPKFKYTSVIAVFEGNDAAGKGGAIRRITGALDARGYQVIPIAAPTEEEREQPYLWRFWRHLPRKGRVTMFDRSWYGRVLVERVEQFCSEADWMRAYSEINDFELQIVRHRMVVVKFWLTITKEEQLARFHAREQTGFKRFKITEEDWRNRKKWDQYEQAVTDMVDRTSTHYAPWTLIEANNKYFARIKVLKTLCKTIEAKLKEIDEEGVDYLEKPKKKK
- a CDS encoding TetR/AcrR family transcriptional regulator; the protein is MAEAGIREHKKDQSVRKILKAALLVFSTQGFNGARIDTIARKAGVNKAMIYYRIGNKQALYQAVIQDIYQDRAVQLRREIQSSTTPEEKLDTYIASVATIMDAHPHFTRIMIREMVSGWTNFGPAIFEEVSVTVKIVQAILDEGVEKGVFTKTDPLAVHTMVLGALILNHLTQPVKPQIMAALNTSEAPSDISGFNKLVPQVQRLVVAALRPEAYPRKLQDVS
- a CDS encoding TolC family protein, yielding MMNKTIQTTLSFFLLLSAVRLLVSPPQTCRAQEHLTVDRAVQIAIENSLQRRMVAKDVEIADEGLARARAEFGPTVTLQGGLYRYNATPTIVQTNQGLAKLNNALSAITYGQVPEVSLPSDSRTYYGAGLNVTQPLYTGNKLTATRRLAQANLEHARKNLDASDNDLALSARKAFYTVIFSRQMARAMDEAVQSMTEHVKEATAYHNQKIVPKLDLLRAEEKLADLRQQQLYTHNNEDLAQTALNYVLGVDMDTRYTYEDPSQTLPMPQDLGTCIQTGLEDRPEISAMDSQIQMAKQQIAIAQSDYLPTLALVGEAHRYEPENEDPSAQIGIVASIELFDSGRTSHKKAQAGRQLEKALTAKKQLSRGIRLEVEKAYHDAQAALKSIDVAQKSLETAKEALDAARTRYRVGVSTSLERLDAEVSLTRAKTNHIHALNMYNIAVAELERAMGKE
- a CDS encoding efflux RND transporter periplasmic adaptor subunit; amino-acid sequence: MKQGKTNFFLTALAFCILTIVTTAGCNNSTNQKDKQNAPAPAPLVTSITISAQNSGPGHLFSGDVRGRYETALGFRVPGKIIARHVETGARVEAGDLLMQVDPKDIQEVVTAAKAQVTAAESQYKLAADLLKRFNALYEQDYMSKAEIDRYQNKADSARALLKQAQAQFIQATNQLNYCNLKADDDGIVLDVRAETGQVVAAGMPVVIMAKGEEREIEIFVPENQVAQLNPGALFHVNFWALPDLDIKGRLRYLSPVADPITRTYKTRITLIDPPDTVRLGMTASAVNVEAKIDSSIFIPLSAVYQTGDSPMVWVIQNHKTKQQKVRLGKAGNGEQVQVIEGLAAGDEIVTTGVHKLSQGQQVRTQSSGKDS
- a CDS encoding efflux RND transporter permease subunit, which translates into the protein MKHFNLTQWSLNHRQLIWFCIILSAVAGIYAYQGMGRMEDPNFTIRRMIIGVGWPGASATEVEQQVTDKIEKELQDIPGLDFLKSYSRPQQAVIYVNIKDTVDADDIRPTWLEVRNMVNNMVDDLPQGILGPYFNDRFDDVYGNIYALTSDGFSYEQMREKAEDIRQDLLMIKSVKKVTLEGVQPEKIYIEMDSKKLARMGIDPLLVAAVIKKQNTVTPSGMLETSTDNVFIRVTGLFDDVAALRELPIRVLDRTFRLGDIATIRRAYADPGEPKMYYNGEPAIGIAVSMEDGDNILKLGQDLESAFTRIKQEMPLGFDIHQVANQPMVVKDAIDEFIKTLGEAIAIILVVSFLSLGLRSGMVVALCIPLVIAATFLSMKMAGIDLHRVSLGALIISLGLLVDDAMISVEMMAVKLEQGWDKVKAACFAYTATAFPMLTGTLITCAGFIPIGFADGDSSEFCRTIFPVIGLSLIISWVVSVMVTPLFGTYLIKAQPTKEGEDERDIYDKTFYRIFRRILVWCLRFKYVVLILTAAGFVVALYSFKYVREEFFPGSVRPELVVDLTLPEGASMQATDTQAKKFINAISNNPNIDHFACYVGSGGPRFILTFEPVMPQSNFAQFIIVAKGLNERKQLETQIKALLENNFPNVRGHMQTLQMGPPEPYPVMLRVSGKDYTKVRQIAGQVRDVMAADPDLRQINFNWYEKTKKLQLNVDQDKARMLGVTSSDLALAIQSQLSGIPVSEFRQRDKTVDIVLRLSAEDRQNLDDIRTLPIHVGHGRTIPLEQIADIRFGMEEGQIWRRDLLPTITVQADTVAGVTGNDASQNVYESLKSVRESLPAGYTIEIGGLSEQSKKSTGHILEMVPAMFMIIVILLMIQLQNISNMILTLLTAPLGLMGVIASLLIFDMPMGFLAQLGILALSGIIIRNSVILMDQIDRQVAAGENRYHAIIRATVFRFRPIMLTAAAAILGMLPLAVDKFWAPMAISIGGGLLGATILTLFVLPCMVAAWYRVKED